From a single Coleofasciculus chthonoplastes PCC 7420 genomic region:
- a CDS encoding glucose-1-phosphate thymidylyltransferase, with protein MKALILSGGKGTRLRPLTYTGAKQLVPVANKPILWYGIEAIVAAGITDIGIIISPETGEEVKTKTGTGDRFGAKITYIRQDQPAGLAHAVKIAQPFLGDSPFLMYLGDNLVQSDLSLFIQRFQERNLDALTLLCTVPNPTAFGVAKVDEEGRVLQLVEKPKVPPSNLALVGIYLFSNTVHNAIANIQPSARGELEITDAIQYLIDQPKKVESFQLQGWWLDTGKKDDLLEANRVILDTLLETDVQGKVDENSQVIGRVKIGQGSQVVNCTIRGPVTIGSNCHLENCFIGPYSSVADQVTLVDTDLEHSVILQGAKVIGVQQRIVDSVIGQRAQLSVAPRRPKALRFMIGDDSQIELV; from the coding sequence ATGAAAGCACTGATTCTTTCCGGCGGTAAAGGAACGCGCCTACGACCCCTAACATATACAGGAGCAAAACAACTTGTTCCCGTTGCCAATAAACCAATTTTATGGTATGGGATTGAAGCCATCGTCGCCGCTGGGATTACCGATATCGGAATTATTATCAGTCCAGAAACCGGAGAGGAAGTCAAGACCAAAACCGGAACAGGCGATCGCTTTGGGGCTAAAATTACTTATATCCGGCAAGATCAACCAGCCGGATTAGCCCATGCGGTCAAGATTGCTCAACCGTTTCTAGGGGATTCACCCTTTCTCATGTATCTGGGTGATAACCTGGTACAAAGTGACTTAAGCTTATTTATCCAACGATTTCAAGAAAGAAACCTAGATGCTTTAACCCTGCTTTGTACTGTCCCTAATCCCACCGCCTTTGGCGTAGCTAAGGTGGATGAGGAAGGGCGAGTCTTGCAGTTGGTAGAAAAGCCCAAGGTTCCCCCCTCGAATCTAGCACTGGTGGGGATTTATCTATTTTCTAACACAGTCCATAACGCGATCGCGAATATCCAACCTTCAGCTAGAGGGGAGTTGGAAATTACCGATGCGATTCAATATCTGATTGACCAACCGAAAAAAGTGGAATCCTTTCAGTTACAGGGGTGGTGGCTGGATACGGGGAAAAAAGATGACCTATTGGAAGCCAATCGGGTTATTTTGGATACCCTCTTGGAAACCGATGTTCAGGGTAAGGTAGATGAAAATAGCCAAGTGATTGGGCGGGTCAAGATTGGTCAGGGTTCCCAGGTGGTCAACTGTACAATTCGCGGACCCGTGACGATTGGTAGCAATTGTCATTTAGAAAATTGTTTTATCGGACCTTACAGTAGTGTAGCTGACCAGGTTACGCTGGTTGATACAGATTTAGAGCATAGTGTTATTTTACAGGGGGCGAAGGTAATTGGTGTGCAGCAGCGGATAGTGGATAGTGTAATTGGACAACGGGCGCAGTTAAGTGTAGCGCCACGGCGTCCCAAAGCGTTGCGGTTTATGATTGGGGATGATTCGCAAATCGAATTGGTTTGA
- the rfbC gene encoding dTDP-4-dehydrorhamnose 3,5-epimerase: MQIIPTKIPDVVIIEPRVFGDERGFFLESYNQKAFTEKANIAANFVQDNHSRSVKNVLRGLHYQIQQPQGKLVRAIVGTVLDVAVDIRQSSPTFGQWVSCLLSAENKRQIWIPPGFAHGFLVVSEVAEVIYKTTDYYAPQHERTLLWNDPDLGIDWDLTTEPILSAKDQAGQPLKTAEVYP; the protein is encoded by the coding sequence ATGCAAATTATTCCGACTAAAATTCCAGACGTTGTAATTATAGAACCTCGCGTCTTTGGGGATGAGCGTGGTTTTTTCTTGGAAAGCTACAACCAGAAAGCATTTACGGAGAAAGCGAATATAGCGGCAAACTTCGTCCAAGATAATCATTCCCGTTCCGTCAAAAACGTTCTCCGGGGGCTACATTATCAAATCCAGCAACCTCAGGGGAAATTGGTACGGGCTATCGTGGGGACAGTATTAGATGTGGCGGTAGATATTCGCCAAAGTTCTCCCACGTTTGGGCAATGGGTAAGCTGTCTGCTAAGTGCTGAAAATAAGCGACAGATTTGGATTCCGCCAGGATTTGCCCACGGCTTCTTAGTGGTTTCAGAAGTAGCTGAGGTTATATATAAAACGACAGACTATTATGCGCCGCAGCATGAACGGACATTGTTGTGGAATGATCCCGACTTAGGCATTGATTGGGATTTGACCACAGAGCCTATCTTATCGGCAAAAGACCAAGCAGGGCAACCCTTGAAAACAGCAGAAGTTTATCCATGA
- a CDS encoding glycosyltransferase, translated as MTVAYLVNQYPKVSHSFIRREILGVESYGIPIARFAIRSCESELVDEGDKLELEKTRIVLDIGIVGLLWGLVRVAITRPIRFLSTLRLTIQVGWGSERGVLRHLAYLAEACVLLRWFSQADITHVHAHFGTNSTTVPMLCHALGGPPYSFTVHGPEEFDKVGAISLAEKIKRAAFVVAVSSFGKSQLYRWCPSEQWSKIHIVHCGVDEKFLRQSPIPVPDCPHLVCIGRLSEQKGHLLLIEAAGLLAAEGLPFKIVLVGDGELRPEIENRITQLGLEDKIEITGWLSNDQVQKQILAARAVVLPSFAEGLPVVIMEALALSRPVISTYVAGIPELVEPGVCGWLVPAGSVTVLTEAMRTALQLPVDKLEQMGKAGAERVAQQHDATKEAAKLAQLFQSVRS; from the coding sequence ATGACAGTTGCCTATTTAGTTAATCAATATCCCAAAGTTAGCCACAGCTTTATCCGACGAGAAATTCTCGGAGTAGAATCTTATGGGATTCCCATTGCTCGATTCGCTATCCGTTCTTGTGAGTCTGAGTTAGTTGACGAAGGGGATAAGTTAGAGCTGGAAAAGACGCGGATTGTATTAGATATTGGTATAGTTGGCTTACTCTGGGGCTTAGTCCGGGTTGCCATAACCAGACCCATTCGGTTTCTGAGTACACTAAGGCTAACCATTCAAGTCGGTTGGGGATCAGAGCGAGGAGTTTTGCGTCATCTCGCTTATTTGGCGGAAGCTTGTGTCTTGCTCAGGTGGTTTTCTCAGGCAGACATTACCCATGTTCACGCTCACTTTGGCACCAACTCTACCACCGTGCCAATGTTGTGTCACGCTTTGGGAGGACCTCCCTATAGCTTTACCGTTCATGGACCAGAAGAATTTGATAAAGTAGGAGCCATCTCCTTAGCCGAAAAAATTAAGCGGGCAGCTTTTGTGGTGGCAGTTAGCAGCTTCGGCAAGAGTCAACTGTATCGCTGGTGTCCTTCAGAACAATGGTCGAAAATTCATATCGTTCATTGTGGGGTAGATGAAAAGTTTTTGCGTCAGTCCCCCATCCCTGTACCAGACTGTCCGCATTTAGTATGTATTGGGCGGCTAAGTGAACAGAAAGGACATCTCTTGTTAATAGAAGCAGCAGGTTTGTTAGCGGCAGAGGGCTTACCCTTTAAAATTGTACTGGTTGGCGATGGGGAACTACGACCTGAAATTGAGAATAGAATCACACAGCTAGGGTTAGAGGATAAGATTGAGATTACCGGATGGCTGAGTAATGATCAGGTGCAGAAGCAGATTTTAGCAGCGCGGGCAGTCGTACTCCCCAGTTTTGCCGAAGGCTTACCTGTGGTAATTATGGAAGCATTGGCTCTTTCCCGTCCCGTGATTAGCACTTATGTCGCAGGCATACCCGAACTGGTTGAACCAGGAGTGTGTGGTTGGTTAGTACCCGCCGGATCAGTCACCGTTTTGACGGAGGCAATGCGTACTGCCTTACAGCTTCCCGTAGACAAGCTGGAACAGATGGGTAAAGCGGGGGCAGAGCGAGTAGCGCAACAGCATGACGCGACAAAAGAAGCGGCAAAATTAGCCCAGCTATTTCAGTCGGTTCGTTCGTAG
- the rfbD gene encoding dTDP-4-dehydrorhamnose reductase, translated as MMRILLTGMAGQLGSELQQTLAPLGEVMGVDRQGLDLTQPDKIRQVIGEFKPDMIVNAAAYTAVDKAETETELANAINGTAPTIMAEAAQQLGAALIHVSTDYIFDGKKNTPYTEDDKPDPINAYGQSKLLGEEGVLKHCDRALILRTAWVYGVYGKGNFVKTMLRLGAEREELRVVVDQVGTPTWTGDLASAIAQLVQYLKSDTLTGIYHFTNSGAISWYDFAVAIFEEAQEIGFPLQVKRVVPITTAEYPTAAARPAYSVLSTRKISAVVGNHPSHWRTGLRRMLKQLYVQNE; from the coding sequence ATGATGCGAATTTTACTCACAGGTATGGCTGGACAACTGGGGAGTGAACTGCAACAAACCCTCGCCCCCCTGGGAGAAGTGATGGGGGTTGACCGTCAGGGGTTGGATTTAACTCAACCGGATAAAATTCGCCAGGTTATTGGTGAATTTAAACCCGATATGATTGTTAATGCGGCTGCTTATACCGCCGTAGATAAAGCCGAAACTGAAACTGAACTGGCAAATGCGATCAATGGTACAGCACCGACTATTATGGCAGAAGCGGCGCAGCAGTTGGGGGCGGCTTTAATTCACGTTTCCACCGATTATATCTTCGACGGGAAGAAAAATACGCCCTATACTGAAGACGATAAACCTGATCCGATTAATGCCTATGGTCAATCAAAGCTATTGGGAGAAGAGGGAGTGCTAAAACACTGCGATCGCGCCCTGATTCTGAGAACTGCTTGGGTCTATGGAGTATACGGAAAAGGCAATTTTGTCAAAACCATGTTAAGACTGGGGGCGGAACGTGAGGAACTGCGAGTGGTGGTGGATCAAGTGGGGACGCCAACGTGGACAGGGGATTTAGCAAGTGCGATCGCGCAATTGGTTCAATATCTCAAATCCGATACTCTGACGGGTATCTATCACTTTACCAATAGCGGCGCAATTAGTTGGTATGATTTTGCGGTGGCTATATTTGAGGAAGCCCAAGAGATTGGTTTCCCATTACAGGTTAAGCGGGTTGTGCCAATTACTACGGCTGAATATCCCACAGCAGCAGCGCGTCCAGCCTATTCCGTTCTTTCGACTCGAAAAATATCAGCTGTAGTAGGGAATCATCCTTCCCATTGGCGCACAGGGTTGCGGCGGATGCTGAAACAACTTTATGTTCAAAACGAATAA
- a CDS encoding WecB/TagA/CpsF family glycosyltransferase: MKDQQDNQFTPEPEVMPIPLASEDNGLSVRQKVKILNLYIDNFYKDEFLKKLKQGIVFTPNVDHLMQLQSNRQLLQAYKAADYVICDSQILVYASKFLGTPFKEKLAGSDVFPAFCHYHKDNPDIRVFLLGAAPGVAKKAQERINARIGRKIVVGEYSPPWGFENDEQECHKIVQLINESNATVLGVGVGAPKQELFISKYKHKFNPNIKIIMGIGATIDFEAGNVKRAPKFLSDIGLEWFYRFSVEPRRLWKRYFVDDVGFLWLILKQKLKLYKAPF, encoded by the coding sequence ATGAAAGACCAACAGGATAACCAGTTTACACCCGAACCCGAGGTTATGCCGATACCGCTAGCTAGTGAAGATAACGGTCTTTCGGTGCGCCAAAAAGTTAAAATACTTAACTTGTATATTGATAACTTTTATAAAGATGAGTTTTTAAAGAAATTAAAGCAGGGTATTGTATTTACCCCGAATGTAGATCACCTCATGCAATTACAAAGCAATCGGCAGCTTCTACAGGCTTATAAAGCGGCTGATTATGTAATATGTGATAGTCAGATTTTAGTTTACGCCTCTAAGTTTTTGGGAACTCCCTTCAAAGAAAAACTAGCGGGATCAGATGTCTTTCCTGCTTTTTGCCATTATCACAAAGACAATCCCGATATTCGTGTATTTTTATTAGGAGCTGCTCCGGGCGTAGCTAAGAAGGCTCAAGAGAGAATCAACGCTAGAATCGGTCGGAAAATTGTCGTAGGCGAATATTCACCCCCATGGGGATTTGAAAACGATGAACAAGAATGTCACAAAATTGTGCAACTGATTAACGAGTCAAACGCTACAGTGTTGGGTGTAGGAGTCGGGGCACCAAAACAAGAATTATTTATCAGTAAATATAAGCACAAATTTAATCCCAATATTAAAATAATTATGGGAATCGGTGCGACGATCGATTTTGAAGCTGGAAACGTCAAAAGAGCGCCAAAGTTTCTCAGTGACATTGGCTTAGAATGGTTTTATCGTTTTTCAGTTGAACCGAGGCGATTGTGGAAACGATATTTTGTTGATGATGTCGGTTTCTTGTGGCTGATATTGAAACAGAAATTAAAGCTCTATAAAGCTCCTTTTTAG
- a CDS encoding GumC family protein has protein sequence MPGTVAKEGFGCSTVNVTEVNMDIERDSPLSSNGKGDRHDLPLSADLTDEVTATPQRGLNLRPLLRTAKRKAWLIVGLTTLTTAAAWYVSSKEPPIYAGGFRLLVEPVTNEERASDPSSLARTSGVPSEQMFRLDYPTQIEILKGVGVLKPVVGEIETKFPGFSVGALRQGLTIEQVTVGKGRDSGTKILAVNYQSSDPKLAELVLEETAQKYLKYSLDERQSSISEGVKFIDEQLPKLQERVNNYQKQIQSIQERYDLIEPQSKGAELLGQVRDLENQQRATQQELRELRTLSTNLRQQLGLSPEEAIASSALSQDPRYQGLLGKIQEVESQIAIESARFAPDNPRMQALEEQRQNLLALLNQEAQRIIGENLKTTTNNADVMTFQNSVRMGLIQQLVEATNQIQLLEERSQQLAQTRATFAQQAQQMPEVIRQYTELQRQLEVATQTLNKLLTQRETFQVEEAGNKLPWEILSEPQILRDQYGNPMNMAESSQKMLLMGVMGGVVLGLGLGIIQEKIRDIFYSTEDLKDATDLPVLGEVPAYQNSHSQQDIEDTGTQSYQNATFLEAFDSIYTSIRFLFSDRPIRSLSVTSAALGDGKSTVALHLAQTAAQMGQRVLLVDANLIHPQIHQQLNLPNVKGLSDLLADNLMPHDFIERSPISDNLFVLTAGQPRPHLTRRFASAQMQELMAEFKTKFDLVVYDTPEFPSCMDISYLARHTDGLLMVTAIQKTKNSLVKQTITQLDAFGLPTLGIIANHIKRSGFMGLPPAPQDNSWEQTPVSVS, from the coding sequence ATGCCAGGAACTGTTGCAAAAGAAGGGTTTGGGTGCAGTACAGTCAACGTGACAGAGGTCAACATGGACATAGAACGGGATTCTCCACTTTCATCAAACGGTAAAGGCGATAGACATGATCTGCCATTGTCTGCGGATTTGACTGATGAGGTGACAGCGACTCCTCAACGTGGATTGAATTTGCGTCCCTTGTTGCGAACAGCGAAGCGGAAAGCTTGGCTGATTGTAGGCTTGACCACCCTAACGACTGCAGCCGCTTGGTATGTGAGTTCTAAGGAACCCCCAATTTATGCCGGGGGATTTCGTCTATTAGTGGAACCCGTAACCAATGAAGAACGAGCAAGTGACCCTAGCTCCCTGGCTCGCACCAGTGGGGTGCCGAGTGAGCAAATGTTTCGCTTGGATTACCCCACTCAGATTGAAATATTAAAGGGAGTGGGTGTCCTCAAGCCAGTGGTGGGGGAAATTGAAACGAAATTTCCGGGATTTAGTGTCGGTGCTTTAAGACAAGGGTTAACTATTGAACAGGTCACTGTCGGAAAAGGGAGAGATTCGGGTACTAAGATTCTGGCAGTGAATTATCAAAGCTCTGATCCTAAACTGGCTGAGTTGGTTTTAGAGGAAACCGCTCAGAAATATTTAAAGTATAGTCTGGATGAACGCCAAAGCAGTATTAGTGAAGGGGTTAAATTTATCGATGAGCAACTGCCGAAATTGCAGGAGCGCGTCAATAACTATCAGAAACAGATTCAGAGTATTCAGGAGCGCTATGACCTGATTGAGCCTCAATCTAAAGGGGCAGAATTACTCGGTCAAGTCCGGGATCTTGAAAATCAACAGCGAGCCACCCAACAAGAGCTACGGGAGTTAAGAACCCTCTCAACTAACTTGCGGCAACAATTAGGATTATCTCCAGAGGAAGCTATCGCTTCATCCGCCTTAAGCCAAGATCCGCGTTATCAAGGGTTGTTGGGGAAAATTCAGGAAGTTGAGAGTCAAATTGCCATTGAATCTGCCCGTTTTGCCCCGGATAATCCCCGGATGCAAGCCCTAGAGGAACAGCGGCAGAATCTACTGGCGCTGCTGAATCAAGAAGCCCAGCGAATTATCGGCGAGAATCTCAAAACCACCACCAATAATGCTGATGTGATGACATTTCAGAATTCCGTTCGCATGGGGCTGATTCAGCAACTGGTGGAAGCGACGAACCAGATTCAACTGTTAGAAGAACGCAGCCAGCAGTTAGCCCAGACGAGAGCGACATTCGCGCAACAAGCTCAGCAAATGCCTGAGGTTATCCGTCAGTATACCGAACTCCAGCGGCAGTTGGAAGTGGCGACACAGACGCTCAATAAACTTTTAACTCAGCGGGAAACATTCCAGGTTGAGGAAGCAGGAAATAAACTGCCGTGGGAAATTCTATCGGAACCGCAAATCCTGCGTGATCAATATGGGAATCCGATGAATATGGCTGAATCTTCTCAAAAAATGCTATTGATGGGTGTGATGGGGGGAGTAGTCTTAGGTCTAGGGTTAGGGATTATCCAGGAAAAAATCCGAGATATTTTTTATAGCACAGAAGACCTCAAAGATGCGACAGATTTGCCAGTGTTGGGTGAAGTTCCTGCCTATCAAAATTCGCATTCGCAGCAGGATATCGAAGACACAGGAACTCAGAGTTATCAGAATGCTACTTTTCTAGAAGCTTTTGATTCTATTTATACCAGTATCCGGTTTCTGTTCTCTGACCGTCCGATTCGTTCCCTGAGTGTTACCTCAGCGGCGTTGGGGGATGGGAAATCCACGGTGGCGTTACACTTAGCCCAAACCGCAGCCCAAATGGGTCAACGGGTGCTGTTGGTGGATGCGAATTTGATCCATCCTCAGATACATCAGCAGTTAAATTTACCTAATGTCAAAGGGTTGAGTGACTTACTGGCTGATAATTTGATGCCCCATGATTTTATCGAGCGATCGCCGATTTCTGATAATCTGTTTGTACTAACCGCAGGTCAACCGCGTCCCCATTTGACGCGGCGGTTTGCCTCAGCGCAAATGCAGGAGCTGATGGCGGAGTTTAAGACTAAGTTTGATTTGGTGGTTTATGATACGCCAGAGTTTCCCAGTTGTATGGATATCAGTTATTTGGCAAGGCACACGGATGGGTTGTTGATGGTGACGGCAATCCAGAAAACAAAGAACTCGTTAGTTAAGCAAACCATCACGCAGTTAGATGCCTTTGGCTTGCCCACTCTAGGGATTATCGCCAATCATATCAAACGTTCAGGTTTTATGGGGTTACCACCCGCGCCCCAGGATAATAGTTGGGAGCAAACCCCGGTTTCCGTCTCGTGA
- a CDS encoding glycosyltransferase family 2 protein: MTRIGVVTIGRNEGQRLIRCLKSAIALLPQDTPIIYVDSGSTDGSVAAAESLGVQVINLDMSRPFTMARGRNTGFRYLIEHFPDIKYVQFIDGDCELIPGWIEQAKETLDNDDKLAIACGRRRERFPDASIYNRLADMEWNTPVGEAKACGGDALIRVSAIREVNGYNEALICGEEPEMCIRLRQRGWKIVRIDVDMTYHDAAMLKFSQWWKRSMRGGWAVAEGAAMHGEPPERYMIRDSLSGWLWGLFLPVMALSLAWVTSGLSLLLFLGYPVLMGRVYQYRCSYGDFPSHAGLYAFFCVLYKFPQVIGQMKYWLIRWRGQQATLIEYKTSV; the protein is encoded by the coding sequence ATGACCCGCATTGGGGTAGTCACCATTGGCAGAAATGAGGGACAGCGACTGATCCGTTGCTTGAAATCCGCGATCGCACTCCTTCCCCAAGATACACCCATTATATACGTAGACTCCGGTTCCACGGATGGCAGCGTGGCAGCGGCGGAATCCCTGGGTGTGCAAGTGATCAACCTGGATATGTCTCGTCCTTTTACTATGGCGCGGGGACGTAACACTGGATTCAGATATCTAATCGAACACTTCCCCGATATCAAATACGTCCAGTTTATTGACGGCGACTGCGAACTCATTCCTGGCTGGATTGAACAAGCCAAGGAAACCCTGGATAATGATGATAAATTAGCGATCGCCTGTGGACGACGGCGGGAACGATTCCCGGATGCATCCATCTATAACCGTCTCGCGGATATGGAGTGGAACACGCCTGTGGGTGAAGCGAAAGCCTGTGGTGGGGATGCTTTAATCCGCGTCAGCGCTATTCGAGAAGTAAACGGCTACAACGAGGCTCTAATTTGCGGGGAAGAACCGGAAATGTGTATCCGCCTGCGTCAACGGGGCTGGAAAATTGTCCGCATTGATGTGGATATGACCTATCATGATGCAGCAATGCTCAAGTTTAGTCAATGGTGGAAGCGCTCCATGCGTGGGGGTTGGGCAGTAGCAGAAGGTGCTGCTATGCATGGCGAACCACCGGAACGGTATATGATTCGGGACAGTTTGAGTGGTTGGTTGTGGGGATTGTTTCTACCTGTGATGGCTCTAAGTTTGGCTTGGGTGACATCGGGTCTGAGTCTATTATTGTTTTTGGGATACCCGGTTTTGATGGGGCGAGTGTATCAGTATCGCTGCAGTTATGGTGATTTTCCGTCCCACGCTGGATTGTATGCTTTTTTTTGTGTATTGTATAAGTTTCCGCAAGTTATTGGGCAGATGAAATACTGGCTGATCCGATGGCGGGGTCAGCAGGCAACATTGATTGAATATAAAACATCGGTGTAA